DNA sequence from the Dreissena polymorpha isolate Duluth1 chromosome 3, UMN_Dpol_1.0, whole genome shotgun sequence genome:
ATGGACATatgtgtggacttcacatgcTACAGATAGACATGTTTGGTTGAGGAATTTTACTGTTTTCAGCAATTTTTGCAAAGAGTAGACAAGCGTTGGTTAAGCCATTTAATAAACATTACTAAACATAATTGTACGCGCGACATATTGGTGTTCAAAATTGACGTAATAGTTTTCAACAAAAAAGCACATTTAACATTCTTATGCAGAGTGAACAATGTCAACTCGGCGAAGTTTAACCCAACCGCAATACGAGTTCATCTTGCTCTTCAACAAATCTGTGGGAAGCGAGCGCGTCTTCTACTTCATGGTCGATCCGCGAACGCGCGACCGCATGTTTCCTAAAATGAATACGACTGTCTTCCACAAATTGCGGAACCTGGTGGGCTACAAAGTTGTCGTTCTTGATGAGCAACTTTATCTGCTCGGTGGTAAAGATTGGGTTTCCGGAACAATCCTCGGAAACACGTGGCGGTACAACCCGGACTCAGGGCGATGGATCGCGTGCGCTCAGATGCAAGAGCCGCGATGTAGATTTACGGCTGATGTGCTTGACGGGAAAATATACGTTACTGGTAAGTTGGTACGCATAGCTTAAccgataaaaaaaatcataagctTAATTTTCAAACGTTTACATTTAGAATCCCAACAGCTGGATTTTATGCTTGCTTTTCTTTAGTGTGATTTAACAATCCAAACACCTACGAATCTAGgcttattttgtgtgtgtttgccTCTAGAATCCATACAGCTCCGATTCAAAACttactttttaaaatttgacTTTACAATCTGAATTGGTACGTTTCTAAGCTTACCTTTCTAACGAACAACCATAAATCTATGCATTTTTTAACGTTTGTCATAAAAATCCAAATATCTGCGATTCTAAGCTAATTTTTTATGCTTGACTTAACACTCAAATCAGAGAGGTTTCTAAGCTCACTTGACTGTATATGGGAAGAAACTGCGACGAACATAAGAACATAAGTTAAATATACGTGGTAGACTTACAGATATAAATCAAATGTTCTCTTTAAATAATgcgtataaatatatttatgcgaTGATATTCGTTCTTTGCATTACATAAAAAAGTTGTATTAACTTTTGTACATTTATATATGAGTATCCCAATAATACAGAGTATCTCTACCCGTAATTGGCACTCAAACAACTTCGAACCAACAAGAAGAATGCAATTCAACAGAAAAAAACTGTCTTCTGTTAGTTACCCTTTTAAAAGTGCGAGCAATTTCGATACAAATTCCAGTGACATATGTCAACGGGAGACGGTGgaaaacaacaccaacaacataGATAGCGTGCAGCTGCTGACCAAAGCCTCATCAAAATGCCCTTAAATTAAAATGACATTAACGAGATCGGACTGTCCGGGGTCATTCCCAACACAATTGCGTTTTATTTCCACACGAATGGGTCTGCCAGAATTAGTTTCGTTCGCTGCTTCGGCTTTGTGAAAACAATTACAGATAAACGgcatttatttattgctttataGGACTCAAAAGCATCAACGCGATCTTCATCAAATGCGAACCCTCGGACGTTTTCATGCTCCGTTCCTCCCGTGCGAGAAATTAATGCTCATTTAACCCAATAAGTGGTTCAATTGCGGAAAAGCATGACATAAAATATGATATATCGCCAAATGCCATCATAATATTCAATTGGTCGATGACACAGAACACGTCCGTATTGTCGCTAATTGTAAGTTGATGGATTTACGACGATGGTGAAAATGTGTTTCCTAGTATTCATCACTAATTTAATATACAAACTGAGAATTATATGACGGGgcccttttttttttttcatacgctCGACACGTGAATCCGTGCTGCGACATTCAGATAAAATGTGAGTCATTACCAACGTAACACATGTGTGACATTGGCCATGACTGAAGATTATATGAAATGGTAAATAAGACCTTGTCTGTAAATGGCAAGATTAGCGTTCACTGTGCCAGTTTGTCAAGAAACGATGTAGTTTTAAATGTCCTCCCTGGAACCTGCACTCTACATCTTTAACATGAATATTTATCTGAGAAAAGTCCGTGGAGTAGATGTTTAATTATATGCAAACTACAGTATGATTGCATAGTTACACTAATATAAGGTCGAACATACATATATGACCTTGATCGGTATTTACCTCCAAGTCGGGAGTCAGCATACAAGCAACAATTAATGCCATTACGACTTATATATTACGTTTTGACGCAAATCTTAATATACATCTGCTGTGGCGGTGAAAAGTTCAAGTTTTCAAAACTTATTATATGCGACCGGTCATTATTTAGATCTATATCTAATCCGTAATTGCATTCACCAACTTCACTGTTTCGCTAACAGCTACATATATACTCAATCGTACTTCTAACTTCACTTACGTTtttaatgatttttcataagTTTTCGGTTATTTTCCAATATATTTTGCGATTTTAAATATGGACTAAAATAAACCACACAAGTTCATCCATGCTCGAATACTGTCGGATTCAAAATACCCTTTTAGCACATGAGGAAAATACTTGACAATATTTCGAACGGCTGAACTTGATGTAAGAGCAAAACGTACATTATGTGTGATGTGCTATTTGTGTAACATACGTGTTGCACATGCGGTATGAGCTGGccttcaaatattaaaatatgatttCTTAAACTCACAGCCTACAATCGTCAATTTCACACacgtttttaattaaatatttgattaaatatgttgGGGGTTTCGATAtgaatttcatttaaaagaaaataataatataggGTTTAtagtcaattaaaaaaagaatataataATTAACATAGTGAAACCATTACGATAAATATTTTAACGTTTCCTTTATGTGATTGCTGTCAAAGAAAAACACATGTCATTagtgaatgtatattttattatataaaaaaaaagaaaaaaaagcaataaacattttttatggtCGTGCCGTAAAATTGTTTACGACATGTTTGTGCACGTAAAACAGAGGTCGCGTCTATTCCGCAGGTGGAGAGGTCGGCAAGGGAAAGGTCACGGATGGGGTCGAGTTCTATGACCCCGATACCGACACCTGGACCCCCATCAAGCCCCTTCCCAGGCCCCGGGCGGACCACGCGAGCTGCGCGTGCGGCAAGCGCCTTTATGTGTCCGGTGGGATCTCCAACATCAAGCACCAGTGTTCCAATGTGTTCTGGTGAGTCATTTCGGTCTTCCTTGTctttgattgaaattaaaaacaatatcgAGAATACATTGAAACGGCATATTTAAATTCAGCACGAAGTATCAGTTTTGCAACGTGTttatttaccttgcaatgaatGGTTACGTTTTCCTCGTTAGTCTTTCAAACCtgtttaagaaaatataataaaaattctTCAATTAGCACTCATGGAATGCAGACTTTAGAATAAGCTggaaattaaatcaaatacacaaTCAACTTAAAAATTAGAGCgaataatgaaacaatataacATGTTGTTTGTTTAACAGCAATTGGCTTTTATGATCACAATGTTCTAATATGTAAATAACGTATTGTTTATTAGAGGCAAACACATATAACGAATAGTGTATACAAATTAATATTATTGTGTTTACAATCGCATGTGCTATATTTCGAATTGATGGCATGCAAgcatttaatttgtcattttaGCATACAAACGTACCGTAGCTCATGCTTTTTGTAAGATTGGGGTCGCCATTTCTGCAAGAATAGAGTCAACGTATgaaaaaaatcatcttaaataatgcagaaataaaaataatattatgaacAGTTATGCTTTAGAGCATTTCTGGAGTagaacattttctaaaaaaaaaatcgtcCATGATGTATTTTCTAAGTTTAGAGCAAAGTTTAATGTCAGTAAGAAATCACGTATAAGGCATTCCAGGCATTAAGTAGGTTGTTTGAAAATAAGAAGTTAATCAATCAATATTAACATTTCAATATCTGGGTAACATATACTGCAGTTAAAATATTGCCACCAtatttatctttatatttatGTGTGGAATATATACACATTCTACAGGATGCGGCTCAATCTTCAGATTAAAGTTTTTCTGATACGTATTCTAGAAACGTTAGTATATTTGCATGAACACATTTGTACTTTTTATACACAGAAAGTAGTTGTTGTGCATTAAGTAACTATGACACCAAAACAATGACCCAATAGGAAATCTTTAAATTCAAATATTAAGATTATAACTTCAATAACATGATATCTGATAATGGATAATTGATAAAACATCTTGTATTATAATGTTAACACACATTCTGAAGAAGCAATCGATTTATAATATGGGGCTTCTTTGTTCGCCATGTTCGTGTTTATAAGAATatgattaattattaatatatgcaTACAATAATAATCAAACACTATAGCCACATCCCTATTTCAAACTGCGCGATATCCTAATTTGTTCAGTGAAAATAAATCTGGCAAACACAAAAATTGGTTAATGGACGTTGCAATGAGGAACAAATACTTAAAGCATTTTCTGGTCAATTTTATCAAAGGCGTGATTAATATCACACCGTGCATTTTCTCTTATGAGTCAGTCAATTAGTGAAGACAAAACAGTGGATATATATCTGTATTGTTGAAATACTTGATGACTTCTCTAATGTGTTAAAATCAATTAAAGGCGTCTTGAGAAATGACTTCTTTCATGGAAACTTCTTTTAGTATTGATGACGATTCGAAACTAAACTCCCGATAATTTCATCCAAAGTTTCGAATTCACGCGAAAACATGTGACATTTCCCATTCAAAACTCCCACCGGTAATACAAGACAACGATTAGCAGCCCCGCAGAttagaaaaacatttttaattgtgTTCAAAGAGTAATAAACTGGAATTTAAGAAAAgtgaatcacccccccccccctcttcaaCACTTAAAACCATCACCGTTTATGAACGTTCTGACTCATTGGCTCCTTGCTCTGTACCCCACTTTGTGACTCACACTTTTTTCCTTTCTTCTTTGAAACCGGCTCTATTATGGATTAAGAAAGCATGGAGTAAACGCCATATGGAACGCTGTGTCTGTGATTCCACGGAATCTCGAATCAGAACAATAACCTCTGACTGATGCGCGGAGAAAAATATGATTCAGAATTTTATGAAGAATTTTCTTTTTACACCGGCGGAAGTTACTCAGAGATTGTATCCAGACTTTTGGAATCTTTAGTTGGGTGGTTTCACTTTttattgttgatgatgatattgataaaatgttcGAAAGCGATGCAGattaaattttaaattgaatttatgtaaattatttacGTATGCGAAtatcacaatattaaaaaaagtttcttTAATGAGTCAGGATTAATTCTACAAAAAAACGCATCTGTTTGAGCGTCGCGAACAACATTGATACCGTTACAGTAGATAATTATGTAGATGTTCGAAAATTCGTGTTTTTGTTAAGTTAAATTTACATGTTCAGTTAATAAACTAAACCAACTATAGTTTTTCATACAAATAAGATTTCGTATGattttaagaaattttgaacTTAAATAACTTGCctttgaatatattatatatattttacatataaagtATGCGTATTTGTTTCGAGTGGTTATTTTTGCGTTTGAAATCTTTTCATAAATATCTTACTATAATTTCAGCGTAGATAAAGAGTATTACAAATACATCAAAACGAAAACGCATTCATTTAGTCTAGAGTTTGTTTGGATTTctgtattatattgaaatataataaaaaaaatgtcatggTATTGTCAGGGTTtgttacttaaagtgatattatgggcatctacaGTTTATagttgtctatcgcaaccgttgtttatttttggtgttttcacttcatatacacttatatttgttaatgcagcatcaacatactaaaacaatatcccggaaagagaacaataatgcatgaatatcaaccgtactttcgtttgacaactgattatTATGCATGTACgttgtgaacctaaatttagtttgattgcagattcgttcatacgacacaaagacacagttttgttttacggatcatttcggctattaggactgggtgggtcacgtagaatatcgaatataaaatatatttttataaacaactggtggcaagatgagttgcagataattggtcagtaaccacattttatctaactcttttgacatgttaattcttttcagctcaatttaacaTTGCCAAATGCCAATAATATCATACATAGAATAAGGTCCTCTATAAAGTGTAGTGTGGCCTTTATACGACCCATGATCAAAATGTACAATAAGAATAACAACACGTGGTGTGCGATGTTTTCACCTGATTATGAATCAATCCACAGAATGTGTGTTAGTCATCAAGTCCATAAATACTAGTAATCTtcacaattttattattataacgtCACGTGCCAAAGCGGTTCCCTTGCTGCCTCGTCCCTGATTGGGAAATCCGATAGCCCATGTATCAGTTGTTGACCAATCAAAAGCGATATTGAACATGCGATAAACTGAAGTATTAATGACAACTTCTTTTCGTCGATTGTATCTGATTCCTCAACGAAAATTGATACATCGTGTTTTGATGAAATCGGATAGCTTTTACGACTTGATTATGAATGTGCTTCACTATTAAAGAAAATACTACACAAACAGTAAAAGCAGACATCAGAATTTTTGTTCTCGTCTATAACCGAGATGTTGTATCTACACAAGTTTTTGTAAGTGAAATTGTATCTCGATATCTGGTCTTGTTCTGTATCGTTCTTTTCGCACACGTTCTGAAAACACATTCAGGAAAAAAGCACACACATGTAAACAAAAGCAAATTACCTACAGAAACAAAAAGACCAGATACGATATATAATGAACGTGAAGCGCCAATTATTGTAAATTAACAAACTTATTGGTTAAATTATAGTTGCAACCTTCAATAAATTGGGAAAaaactttaaatgtttaaaaactaaataaataaaaccaaagtaaaaaacaatttttataaataGCATTTGATCGATTTTTGCACATTAAAAACACTGATCACTGTGATATGTATGGCTTGTTGTTGTCATATAGGTGGATGTATGAATATTTCTACTTTGATCATTAACGTTCAGGCCAACGTGTTTTTCGAAAAAGTTATCGCTGTATTTGCTGGTTTCAaacaaatctctttttttaaagCGTTGCTTTGCAAAAAACACACTATCCTTGCGTTAGATTGTACCAACgtttatctatttttttttaattaaactacaTTTCGCTTTGATAAAATCATTGACCTTTCGTTTGTATATGCTTTATCAAGTGTCGAAATACAATTTGTGTTATGTTACGTCCAGTTCTATAGCTGTCATTTGTAATGATTCCATGTGTCTCATTACCGTGCTCAACAAACAAATTACTAAGTCCCACCGCTTCACATGTCCGCGTatttttcagtgctggaaccgaattttgaaggctcagaacgtggcgtctcatcaggatccacactgtttgctattctgatagtattctttgaaaaaaatcgaagaaaatgctaattttagaaattcagcagacgacattttagcagacggcaaatttcccagcatgcaaagggttaaggttgCAAGTGCTGATTTCAGATTGTTGATCTCAAATATCAACACGATCACCACAATGTTTATGTAAATACCTAGACTGCGTTATTCTGCGTGATTCTGCGTTGTTCTGAGAAAAACAAAGTAGACTGTTTGCGCATTTGAATGAATTTCGGTTGTAGTTAACAACATATACTTGCATAATCCCAACCCATCCTTGGACAAAAGGGCAGCAATCTATATTCGTATGTATAATGGCTACTTGTGAATTCTCCGAATCGCGCGGCATCGTGGTAACGTTCCACGAAACGCTTACATCGTTGACCGTATATTGCGTTTTGGTTTGTAACTTACGTCTGTTGGCATCTTAAATCTCCTTAACGGTTATAATATCTATGctgttaataaaaaagaaattggACGTCTTAACACAAATGTCTTTAAAGATTATCAAAACGAGTGCCTTTAACTGAAAAAGTACTCCGGTAAATTAGAAGATGATTTTGTTAGAAAGTATACCATTGAATATCAGAATTAATTAGTCAACTGTAACCTATGCCTAAATCCGTCACAAACGAAGAAGTCCTCTTTTAAGTTAACAATAGTTTCTGAAATTGGAACTGATGCCATTCaaatatgagtcgcgctctgagaaatgGGTTTATGCAGCTCGCATAGGCTAACCAGGAACAGcgatttccgcttttatgatatttatcgtttcaagaaagtctcttcaaagcaaaaatctagttaaggcggaaagtttcatccaacattagcctgtgcgaactgcacaggctaatctgggactacactttacgcacatgcattaaacccccttttcacatagcacggcccatatgttttTTAACTTATCTTCGTCGGATAGGGGCTTTAAGCGTCACATAGGCTCTCAACACTGTGGACAAAGCACGCTGATCTTGCTAGCAAGTGATGAATAATATCTTCCACTTTGCCTAGCCACTTTAAATGTTATTACTCAGTGTATTGTGTTAGCAATTCTAATAATACGTTTCCGATGTTAGATGCTTTGAGCGAGCTATTATGGATTGCCAAATAtctattaagaaaataataaataataatcaataaacattttttgttgaataaaTCTCATGGTTAgcttaacccaattatgcctagcgtctagaaaaaaggcctttgcaaacagcgtagacccagatgagacgccgcatgatgcggcgtatcatctgggtctgcgctgtttgcttaaaggaatttctgtaagaaatatcctgaatatagaaataaataatctaggcatccctaatttgagaaataaatttatccaatttagaaggatgggagagtccattaggcataaatgggttaaggatcTGTGGCGACTGCGAACTACATTTTGGAATGGGCGCCGTATTTT
Encoded proteins:
- the LOC127872298 gene encoding kelch-like protein 26, translated to MSTRRSLTQPQYEFILLFNKSVGSERVFYFMVDPRTRDRMFPKMNTTVFHKLRNLVGYKVVVLDEQLYLLGGKDWVSGTILGNTWRYNPDSGRWIACAQMQEPRCRFTADVLDGKIYVTGGEVGKGKVTDGVEFYDPDTDTWTPIKPLPRPRADHASCACGKRLYVSGGISNIKHQCSNVFWVYDVLTDAWTDPYPHAFLPQEREKHVMVPYKNNILFMGGRGFDQEIFQEKDECSVSSYSVKNDGVERRPHAWDNEHPHMSHARVNPGSILLGKKIYFFGGKSFQKDREVTEVDFYNPKTRKWRKVFNLPDRFSYANLECVKLTVPVHNRDFNFSDVHLYDHWIMW